The following coding sequences lie in one Lolium perenne isolate Kyuss_39 chromosome 2, Kyuss_2.0, whole genome shotgun sequence genomic window:
- the LOC127330766 gene encoding auxin-responsive protein SAUR21 codes for MCKVVSTAHSLVWLRRAVRRWRSRTGRTDKDTSAAAVPAGHVAVRVEGGRFLVPLAHLSHPAFQELLRQAEEEYGFPSGASGPLALPCDEQRLRDVLRRVASEGRRPSRGDSRPLLQGMAVQS; via the coding sequence ATGTGCAAGGTCGTCAGCACGGCACACTCGCTCGTCTGGCTGCGCCGCGCCGTGCGGCGGTGGCGCTCGCGCACGGGGCGGACTGACAAGGATacgtccgccgccgccgtgccggcGGGGCATGTGGCGGTGCGCGTGGAGGGCGGCCGGTTCCTGGTCCCGCTGGCGCACCTGAGCCACCCGGCGTTCCAGGAGCTGCTCCGCCAGGCCGAGGAGGAGTACGGCTTCCCGTCCGGCGCCTCCGGCCCGCTCGCGCTACCCTGCGACGAGCAGCGCCTCCGGGACGTCCTCCGCCGCGTCGCTTCCGAAGGCCGCCGCCCCTCCCGCGGCGACTCGCGGCCGCTGCTGCAGGGGATGGCCGTGCAGTCGTGA